The following proteins come from a genomic window of Melospiza melodia melodia isolate bMelMel2 unplaced genomic scaffold, bMelMel2.pri scaffold_28, whole genome shotgun sequence:
- the LOC134433896 gene encoding olfactory receptor 14J1-like has translation LHYGTLLGSRACAHMAAAAWASAFLTALMHTANTFSLPLCHGNALGQFFCEIPQILKLSCSKSQLREVGLLAVSACLVFGCFLFIVFSYVQIFRAVLRIPSEQGRHEAFSTCLPHLGVLSVFISTGTFAYLKPPNISSPSLDLALSVLYSVVPPKH, from the exons ctgcactacgggaccctcctgggcagcagagcttgtgcccacatggcagcagctgcctgggccagtgcctttctcactgctctcatgcacacagccaatacattttccctgcccctgtgccatggcaatgccctgggccagttcttctgcgaaatcccacagatcctcaagctctcctgctccaaatcccaactcagggaagtgggacttcttgctgtcagtgcctgtttggtatttggctgttttttgttcattgttttctcctatgtgcagatcttcagggctgtgctgaggatcccatctgagcagggacggcacgaagccttttccacctgcctccctcacctgggtgtgctatctgtgtttatcagcacaggcacatttgcctatttgaagcctcccaacatttcctccccatccctggatctggccctgtcagttctgtactcggtggtgcctcca aaacacTAA